Proteins from a single region of Moritella sp. F3:
- a CDS encoding VC2046/SO_2500 family protein, with product MYVQSIRQHALIDELQLGQQLNKCALNGDRAKFALLLSMLSSDISDQKQIEIKQPVVDTSAYDAARMVRFNEYAATNNMAAMRLEICFSPEVGVAVGDTKYVPESVVQNSSHLLQQKLAHATLIKPTMNELAQAGSPSAPLQDPLSPADVASSTANLLDVLNSYDASKPLKIREYS from the coding sequence ATTTACGTTCAATCGATACGACAACATGCTTTAATTGATGAGCTGCAACTTGGCCAGCAATTAAATAAATGTGCTTTAAATGGTGATAGAGCAAAATTTGCTTTGCTATTAAGTATGTTGTCATCTGACATTTCTGATCAGAAACAAATCGAGATTAAACAACCTGTCGTTGATACGTCAGCGTACGATGCTGCCCGTATGGTTCGTTTTAACGAGTATGCGGCCACTAACAATATGGCGGCGATGCGTTTAGAAATCTGCTTTTCGCCAGAAGTAGGTGTTGCTGTCGGTGATACTAAATATGTCCCTGAGTCTGTTGTACAAAATTCGTCACATTTATTACAACAAAAACTAGCGCATGCGACGTTAATTAAACCGACGATGAATGAGCTTGCGCAAGCTGGATCACCATCAGCCCCCCTTCAAGATCCACTTTCTCCTGCTGATGTCGCGTCAAGTACAGCTAATTTACTCGATGTGCTTAACAGCTATGATGCTAGCAAACCATTGAAAATTAGAGAATACAGCTAA
- a CDS encoding GntR family transcriptional regulator, with protein MSDLSSSVEAEGKSGSMPQDDKVYAHIFDAILERRLPPGTKLNEEALGDIFSVSRTIIRRALLRLSHEQVVVIRPNRGAVVASPSVEEAKQVFIARHTLEDAITKLAVTNATSKQINHLRKLIVAENVATKQGDLGKAIRLSGEFHLKLAEMSGNAPLFNFQRSLVSLSSLIIAQYEVATSTHCVLDEHSGLLDAIEAKDTEQACLLMREHLEHIESKLNLDGETVSSDLHVVFSNVLSKK; from the coding sequence ATGTCTGATCTCAGTAGTTCTGTTGAAGCAGAAGGCAAGTCAGGCTCGATGCCTCAAGACGATAAAGTCTATGCGCATATCTTTGATGCTATCCTTGAACGTCGTCTGCCGCCTGGTACTAAGTTAAATGAAGAAGCGCTGGGTGATATTTTCAGTGTTAGCCGGACTATCATACGTCGCGCACTATTACGCTTATCACATGAACAGGTTGTGGTCATCCGCCCTAACCGTGGCGCTGTGGTTGCATCGCCTTCTGTAGAAGAAGCAAAACAAGTGTTTATTGCTCGCCATACTTTGGAAGATGCGATAACTAAGTTGGCTGTTACCAATGCAACGAGTAAGCAGATCAATCATTTACGTAAGTTAATCGTCGCTGAAAATGTAGCTACTAAGCAAGGTGATTTAGGTAAGGCTATTCGCTTATCGGGTGAATTTCATTTAAAACTGGCTGAAATGTCAGGTAATGCGCCATTATTTAACTTCCAGCGCAGCTTGGTATCATTGAGTTCACTCATCATTGCGCAGTACGAAGTGGCAACAAGTACCCATTGTGTATTGGATGAACACAGTGGTTTACTTGATGCGATTGAAGCGAAAGATACAGAACAAGCCTGTTTACTCATGCGTGAGCATTTAGAGCACATTGAATCTAAATTGAATTTAGATGGTGAAACGGTTTCAAGTGACCTGCATGTTGTCTTTTCTAATGTCTTAAGTAAAAAATAA
- a CDS encoding GGGtGRT protein yields MTNHTITNHSITNSVMTNQITALLNEMNLSSIDEAYQYCLAKGIDSKALVMETQPIAFDSAAEAYTIGTALALYREVSSAEEAANIIGEGLQAFTKEGSVAKQRQVGLGHGALAARLLNEKSQCFAFLAGHESFAAAEGAIKIALNVNKSRQSPLKVILNGLGKDAAYLISRINGFTYVRTQFDYDTNELKEVSRRAFSTGPRGDILCYGADDVREGVAIMHTAGVDVSITGNSTNPTRFQHPVAGIYKSECIRTGHPYFSVASGGGTGRTLHPDNVAAGPASYGMTDTMGRMHADAQFAGSSSVPSHVAMMGFIGMGNNPMVGATVALAVTVDQILNR; encoded by the coding sequence ATGACTAATCACACTATTACAAACCACTCTATTACAAACTCAGTGATGACAAACCAAATTACCGCATTATTAAACGAAATGAACTTGTCTTCAATTGATGAAGCTTATCAATACTGCCTAGCTAAAGGCATCGACTCTAAAGCGTTAGTGATGGAAACCCAGCCTATTGCATTCGATAGTGCTGCTGAAGCATATACCATTGGCACTGCATTAGCGTTATATCGCGAGGTTAGTTCCGCTGAAGAGGCCGCCAATATTATAGGTGAAGGACTACAAGCATTTACGAAAGAGGGCAGTGTCGCTAAACAACGTCAAGTTGGACTGGGTCATGGCGCACTTGCAGCGCGATTATTGAATGAGAAGAGCCAATGTTTTGCATTCCTTGCAGGCCATGAGTCTTTCGCCGCGGCAGAAGGTGCTATCAAAATTGCGCTGAATGTGAATAAATCACGCCAATCACCATTGAAAGTGATCCTGAATGGCTTAGGTAAAGATGCCGCTTATCTTATCTCGCGTATCAATGGCTTCACGTATGTTAGGACACAATTTGATTATGATACAAATGAGTTAAAAGAAGTGAGCCGTCGTGCATTTTCAACGGGACCTCGCGGTGACATTCTTTGTTATGGCGCAGATGATGTGCGTGAAGGTGTCGCGATCATGCACACTGCGGGTGTTGATGTGAGCATTACGGGTAATTCGACAAATCCAACGCGATTCCAACACCCTGTTGCCGGTATTTATAAATCAGAATGTATTCGCACGGGTCATCCTTATTTCTCAGTAGCATCTGGTGGTGGTACAGGCCGTACTTTACATCCGGATAATGTTGCGGCAGGTCCGGCATCGTATGGCATGACAGATACCATGGGACGCATGCATGCTGATGCACAATTTGCGGGCAGCTCATCAGTCCCATCTCATGTTGCGATGATGGGATTTATTGGCATGGGGAATAACCCGATGGTGGGGGCGACTGTTGCACTCGCGGTGACGGTTGATCAGATACTGAATCGATAG
- the xdhB gene encoding xanthine dehydrogenase molybdopterin binding subunit encodes MSNHNKVQLSQQQLLAQANGTIKSGVGKNVKHDSAGIQVTGEAIYVDDRLEYPNQLHVYARMTDVAHANIIKIDLNPCYEFDGVELAIQAKDVPGELDIGAILPGDPLLADGKVEYLGQAVIAVAASSMEIARQAAQAAIIEYEELPAILCVEEALAKKSFVTESHQQKRGNSAAALSAAKHILEGSIHIGGQEHFYLETQAASVMPTEDGGMIVYASTQNPTEVQKLVAEVIGVPMHKVVIDMRRMGGGFGGKETQAAGPACLCAVFAKLTGRPTKIRLPRVEDMMMTGKRHPFFNQYKVGFNDDGQINGIEIIVASNCGYSPDLSSSITDRAMFHSDNAYYLGDATITGHRCKTNTASNTAFRGFGGPQGMMTIEHIMDEIAGKLGKDPLDVRKVNFYGIEDRNVTHYYQKVEDNFIHELVADLEATSEYAQRRKAIDEYNKTSPILKKGISLTPVKFGISFTATFLNQAGALLHVYTDGSMQLSHGGTEMGQGLNTKVAQIVAQEFQVDIDNIQITSANTSKVPNTSPTAASSGTDLNGKAAQNAARTIKQRLIDFCVAHFSVTDEEVVFSNNTVTVREQIMTFADLIQLAYFNQISLSSTGFYKTPKIYYDHATAKGRPFYYFAYGASCSEVLIDTLTGEYKTLRVDILHDVGASLNPDIDIGQIEGGFIQGLGWLTTEELVWNDKGKLATNGPMGYKIPAIADTPIDFRTHLVENRSNPEQTVYNSKAVGEPPFMLGMSVWSALRDAAASVADHQYIPHLDTPATPERVLWAVQEAEDYLHLNSQASTVQETQATESKVTTVIA; translated from the coding sequence ATGTCTAATCACAATAAAGTGCAACTATCACAGCAGCAATTGTTAGCGCAAGCGAATGGCACGATCAAAAGCGGTGTCGGTAAAAATGTGAAACATGACAGTGCTGGTATTCAGGTGACAGGTGAAGCGATTTATGTAGATGATCGCCTTGAATACCCAAATCAATTACATGTTTATGCACGCATGACTGATGTGGCACACGCCAACATTATCAAGATAGACCTAAATCCTTGTTATGAATTTGACGGTGTTGAATTAGCGATCCAGGCGAAAGATGTCCCTGGTGAATTAGACATAGGTGCTATTTTACCGGGCGATCCATTATTAGCAGATGGCAAAGTCGAATATCTTGGACAAGCTGTTATTGCGGTTGCGGCAAGCTCGATGGAAATAGCGCGCCAAGCAGCACAAGCAGCAATTATTGAATATGAAGAATTACCAGCCATTTTATGTGTGGAAGAAGCATTAGCTAAAAAGAGCTTTGTGACTGAATCGCATCAACAAAAACGCGGTAATTCGGCAGCAGCATTATCAGCAGCTAAGCATATTCTAGAAGGCAGTATTCATATTGGTGGCCAGGAGCATTTCTACTTAGAAACGCAAGCAGCGTCAGTGATGCCAACCGAAGATGGTGGCATGATTGTTTATGCTTCAACGCAAAATCCAACGGAAGTACAAAAGTTGGTGGCGGAAGTGATTGGCGTGCCTATGCATAAAGTCGTGATTGATATGCGCCGTATGGGTGGCGGTTTTGGTGGTAAAGAAACGCAAGCTGCAGGGCCTGCCTGTCTGTGTGCAGTATTTGCTAAGTTAACAGGGAGACCAACTAAGATCCGTTTACCGCGTGTTGAAGATATGATGATGACAGGTAAACGCCATCCGTTCTTTAATCAATATAAAGTGGGCTTTAACGACGATGGTCAAATCAATGGCATTGAAATTATTGTCGCGAGTAACTGTGGTTATTCACCGGATCTTTCTAGCTCGATCACGGATCGTGCGATGTTCCATTCTGATAACGCCTACTATTTAGGTGATGCGACTATTACTGGTCATCGTTGTAAAACCAATACGGCATCAAATACCGCATTCCGTGGTTTTGGCGGCCCGCAAGGTATGATGACCATTGAACATATTATGGATGAAATTGCTGGCAAGTTAGGTAAAGATCCACTCGATGTGCGCAAAGTGAATTTTTATGGCATCGAAGACCGAAACGTTACGCATTATTATCAAAAAGTAGAAGATAACTTTATCCATGAGCTAGTGGCTGACCTTGAAGCGACAAGTGAGTATGCACAGCGCCGTAAAGCGATTGATGAATATAATAAAACAAGCCCAATTCTGAAAAAAGGTATTTCGTTAACGCCGGTTAAATTTGGTATTTCTTTCACGGCGACGTTCTTAAATCAAGCGGGCGCATTACTGCATGTTTATACTGATGGCAGTATGCAGTTAAGTCACGGTGGCACCGAAATGGGTCAAGGGCTTAATACTAAAGTCGCGCAGATTGTCGCGCAAGAATTCCAAGTGGACATTGATAATATTCAAATTACGTCGGCTAATACTAGTAAAGTACCGAATACTTCACCAACGGCGGCGTCATCTGGCACTGATTTAAATGGTAAAGCTGCGCAGAATGCCGCTCGTACCATTAAACAGCGTCTGATTGATTTCTGTGTAGCGCATTTTAGCGTGACGGATGAAGAAGTTGTCTTTAGTAATAATACCGTGACGGTTCGTGAACAGATCATGACGTTTGCAGATCTGATCCAATTGGCTTATTTCAATCAAATCTCGTTATCGAGTACTGGCTTCTATAAAACACCAAAGATCTATTACGATCACGCGACAGCGAAAGGGCGTCCATTCTATTATTTTGCTTATGGTGCATCTTGTTCGGAAGTGTTAATTGATACCTTAACAGGAGAGTACAAAACGCTACGTGTGGATATTCTGCATGATGTTGGCGCGTCACTTAATCCTGATATTGATATAGGCCAAATCGAAGGTGGCTTTATCCAAGGCTTAGGTTGGTTAACAACTGAAGAGTTAGTCTGGAATGACAAAGGTAAATTAGCGACAAATGGCCCTATGGGTTACAAGATCCCTGCTATTGCTGATACACCGATTGATTTTAGAACCCATTTAGTTGAAAACCGCAGTAACCCGGAGCAAACGGTTTACAACTCTAAAGCGGTCGGTGAACCACCATTTATGCTTGGCATGTCTGTGTGGAGTGCATTGCGAGATGCGGCAGCGAGCGTCGCAGACCATCAATATATACCACATTTAGATACGCCAGCAACACCTGAACGCGTACTGTGGGCAGTGCAAGAAGCTGAAGATTATTTACACCTAAACAGTCAGGCTAGTACTGTACAAGAAACACAAGCGACTGAGTCCAAAGTCACGACGGTGATAGCTTAG
- the xdhC gene encoding xanthine dehydrogenase accessory protein XdhC: MMFEDNWIDPLAALKLRGEACIMVTVLEHHGSTPRDSGTKMLVTQDKLYATIGGGHLEHLATKMAREMLDSGKDSLVVERFDLGARLGQCCGGSATLMFEPIGQSLQHLVVFGAGHVAKALLHVVATLPFRVTWIDERDEQFPAQLPDNVTKLLSDDPVGDVRDMPADSYYLVMTHNHQLDFDLAKAILKRGDAKYFGMIGSQTKKKRFQHRLRARDFSDVQINQMICPIGISAVVGKHPAEIAISVAGELIAIYQGRALENKQKPNLVQVNSDIAKLA; encoded by the coding sequence ATGATGTTTGAAGACAATTGGATTGACCCACTTGCGGCGCTAAAGCTGCGCGGTGAAGCATGCATCATGGTCACGGTGCTTGAGCATCACGGTTCAACACCGCGAGATTCGGGTACTAAAATGTTGGTAACACAAGACAAGTTATATGCCACCATTGGCGGTGGCCATTTAGAACATCTTGCCACAAAAATGGCGCGTGAAATGCTAGATAGTGGTAAAGATTCGCTTGTCGTCGAACGCTTTGATTTAGGTGCACGCTTAGGGCAGTGTTGTGGTGGCAGTGCTACCTTGATGTTTGAACCCATTGGCCAGTCACTACAGCATTTAGTGGTGTTTGGGGCTGGACATGTAGCAAAAGCGTTGTTGCATGTTGTCGCGACCTTGCCATTCCGTGTCACTTGGATTGATGAACGTGATGAACAGTTTCCGGCGCAATTACCTGATAATGTCACTAAATTATTGAGCGATGATCCCGTTGGCGATGTGCGTGATATGCCTGCTGACAGCTATTATCTTGTGATGACACATAATCATCAGCTGGATTTTGATTTAGCCAAAGCCATTTTAAAACGTGGTGATGCGAAGTACTTTGGCATGATTGGCTCACAGACTAAGAAAAAGCGTTTTCAGCATCGACTACGCGCTCGTGATTTTAGTGATGTGCAGATTAATCAAATGATCTGTCCGATTGGTATTAGTGCGGTGGTGGGTAAACATCCCGCTGAGATAGCGATTTCAGTGGCGGGTGAGTTGATTGCAATTTATCAAGGCCGCGCATTAGAAAACAAACAAAAACCTAATCTAGTGCAAGTTAATAGTGACATCGCTAAGTTAGCCTAG
- the guaD gene encoding guanine deaminase, producing MNTIRTAYRSAILHSIGDPDKVGMENSYEYFADGAMIIENGIVQAIGNAEQILANESSDIAVKVFENKIITSGFIDTHVHYPQTGMIASYGEQLLDWLNNYTFPAEGKFNDPEHATKVAEIFLQELMSNGTTTALVFGTVHKASVDSFFTQAELRNLRIICGKVMMDRNAPDFLTDTVESCYEDSKELIERWHHKGRLHYAVTPRFAPTSTPEQLDVAARLLSEYPDLYMHTHLSENLKEIEWVKELFPERTNYLDVYDHHGLLSERSVFAHGIHLCDSECQRLADTGSAVAFCPTSNLFLGSGLLDLPRLEKFGVNVGMGTDVGAGTCFSLLSTMNEAYKVMQLQGQALSPFKSLYLATLGGANALRLEDKIGNLAVGKEADFVVLDLAATPLLKFRMDNSTSLEESLFALMLMGDDRVVCETYVYGENRYSSL from the coding sequence ATGAATACAATTCGAACAGCATACCGATCAGCAATATTACATAGCATTGGCGATCCCGATAAAGTCGGTATGGAAAATTCGTATGAATATTTCGCCGATGGCGCGATGATCATTGAAAATGGTATCGTCCAAGCAATCGGTAATGCAGAGCAGATCCTGGCTAATGAAAGCAGCGATATTGCAGTTAAAGTCTTTGAAAACAAGATCATTACATCGGGTTTTATTGATACCCATGTGCATTACCCACAGACGGGCATGATTGCGTCGTATGGCGAACAATTATTGGATTGGTTAAATAACTATACCTTCCCAGCGGAAGGTAAGTTTAATGATCCTGAACATGCGACAAAAGTGGCTGAGATCTTCTTACAAGAGTTAATGAGTAACGGTACGACGACGGCGTTAGTATTCGGAACTGTACATAAAGCATCGGTTGATAGCTTCTTTACGCAAGCTGAATTGCGTAATTTACGTATTATTTGCGGTAAAGTTATGATGGATCGTAACGCACCAGATTTCTTAACCGATACCGTTGAAAGTTGTTACGAAGACAGTAAAGAGTTGATTGAACGCTGGCACCACAAAGGCCGTTTACACTATGCGGTAACGCCTCGTTTTGCCCCGACAAGTACGCCTGAACAACTTGATGTAGCGGCGCGTTTGTTAAGTGAATATCCAGATCTGTATATGCATACGCATTTATCTGAAAACTTGAAAGAAATTGAGTGGGTTAAGGAGTTGTTCCCTGAGCGTACTAACTACCTTGATGTATACGACCACCATGGCCTGTTAAGTGAACGTTCGGTATTCGCACATGGTATTCATTTGTGTGATAGTGAGTGTCAACGTTTGGCTGATACGGGTTCTGCCGTGGCTTTCTGTCCTACTTCAAACCTATTTTTAGGTTCGGGTCTGCTCGATTTACCGCGTTTAGAAAAATTCGGTGTCAATGTTGGCATGGGAACGGATGTGGGTGCTGGTACTTGTTTCTCGTTACTATCAACGATGAATGAAGCATATAAAGTAATGCAGTTGCAAGGACAGGCGTTAAGCCCGTTTAAATCGCTTTATCTCGCGACTTTAGGCGGTGCAAATGCATTACGTCTAGAAGATAAAATTGGTAACTTAGCCGTAGGCAAAGAAGCTGATTTCGTGGTATTAGATTTGGCCGCTACGCCGTTACTTAAATTCCGTATGGATAACTCAACTTCACTAGAAGAAAGCTTGTTTGCATTAATGTTGATGGGTGATGATCGTGTTGTATGTGAAACATATGTATATGGTGAAAATCGTTATAGCAGCCTGTAA
- the xdhA gene encoding xanthine dehydrogenase small subunit, whose amino-acid sequence MIKFLLNQKMCQVSDLSPNTTVLNFLRQEEAKKGTKEGCASGDCGACTVVLGDIVDGRIRYTSVNACITFVSALHGKQLITVEDLKAKDGTLHQVQQALVDYNGTQCGYCTPGFVMSMFALSKNTPSADKEAIFEALAGNLCRCTGYRSIIDSAMSLAEQPHVVDAFERLEAETVAKLNTIERRGTQTLSGNGQMAYSPDNVADLAALLVKHPDARIVAGGTDLALEITQFHRPINTLISVGNVAEMKDIKVTDSHIEIGAARSLTDSYNTLAQYFPDFGELLHRFASLQVRNQGTLGGNIGNASPIGDTPPALIALDAQVELRCGNDVRLMDLDDYFVGYKLTAQKAAEFISKIIIPLPTDAQIFRTYKLSKRLDDDISAVLGAFNITLKDNVVTDIRIAFGGMAATPMRAQHAEQVLLGATWEYQNVAAAMQALAKDFSPLSDFRASKEYRSLTAKNLLKKFYLELQNTTIETRVTSYV is encoded by the coding sequence TTGATTAAGTTTCTACTTAACCAAAAGATGTGTCAGGTATCTGACCTTTCACCCAATACCACGGTACTGAATTTCTTACGCCAAGAAGAAGCGAAGAAAGGTACTAAAGAAGGTTGTGCATCAGGAGACTGCGGTGCTTGTACCGTTGTACTTGGTGACATTGTCGATGGACGGATCCGCTATACATCCGTTAATGCGTGTATTACGTTTGTATCCGCATTACATGGTAAGCAGCTGATCACGGTCGAAGACCTTAAAGCAAAAGATGGTACCTTACATCAAGTGCAGCAAGCGCTTGTTGATTATAACGGTACCCAATGTGGTTATTGTACCCCTGGCTTTGTCATGTCGATGTTTGCATTAAGCAAAAACACGCCTTCAGCCGATAAAGAGGCCATTTTTGAAGCGCTCGCGGGTAACTTGTGTCGCTGTACGGGTTACCGCTCCATTATTGATTCTGCGATGTCTTTGGCTGAACAACCGCACGTTGTTGATGCTTTTGAGCGTTTAGAAGCTGAAACGGTCGCTAAACTGAACACCATTGAACGTCGCGGTACACAAACACTCTCTGGTAATGGTCAAATGGCTTATTCACCAGATAATGTAGCTGACCTAGCAGCATTATTGGTGAAACATCCTGATGCACGTATTGTGGCTGGAGGCACTGATTTAGCCCTAGAAATAACCCAATTCCACCGTCCGATCAATACCCTTATCTCGGTGGGTAATGTCGCCGAAATGAAAGACATCAAAGTAACTGACAGCCATATCGAGATTGGTGCAGCAAGAAGCCTAACGGATAGTTACAACACATTAGCGCAATACTTCCCTGATTTTGGTGAGTTACTGCATCGCTTTGCGTCACTGCAAGTACGTAATCAAGGGACGCTCGGTGGCAACATAGGTAACGCGTCGCCAATTGGTGATACACCGCCAGCCTTAATAGCGCTTGACGCTCAAGTTGAACTACGTTGTGGTAATGACGTGCGTTTGATGGATCTAGACGATTACTTTGTTGGCTATAAGCTTACAGCACAAAAAGCGGCTGAATTTATTAGCAAGATTATTATACCATTACCGACAGACGCGCAAATATTCCGAACGTATAAGCTTTCTAAACGTCTTGATGATGATATTTCAGCTGTACTCGGTGCGTTTAATATTACCTTGAAAGATAACGTTGTTACTGATATTCGTATTGCGTTTGGTGGTATGGCTGCGACGCCGATGCGCGCGCAACATGCTGAACAGGTACTGCTTGGCGCCACGTGGGAATACCAAAATGTGGCGGCAGCGATGCAAGCACTCGCGAAAGACTTCTCTCCGCTCTCTGATTTCCGTGCGAGTAAAGAGTATCGTTCATTAACAGCGAAAAACTTACTGAAAAAGTTTTATTTAGAATTGCAAAATACAACAATTGAAACGCGGGTAACGTCTTATGTCTAA
- a CDS encoding iron-sulfur cluster assembly scaffold protein, which translates to MHYSSEIQSMCPIQRGDLHASAPIPIEGRMINPKAVIAISGLSHGVGTCAPQQGAAKLTLNVKAGIIEEALIETIGCSGMTQSAAMAAEIITGKTILEAMNTDLVCDAINVAMREIFLQFAYGRTQSAFSEGGLEIGAALEDLGQTQRSQIGTSYGTSAKGVRYLEIAEGYVTKLGLDDHNEVIGYEYVNLGKMMKAVSKGLQADEAMKSATGQYGRFNDAVKTINPREA; encoded by the coding sequence ATGCACTACTCTTCTGAAATCCAATCAATGTGCCCGATTCAACGCGGCGATCTCCACGCATCAGCACCAATTCCAATCGAAGGTCGAATGATCAATCCTAAAGCAGTGATTGCGATCTCTGGTTTAAGTCATGGCGTCGGTACATGTGCGCCACAACAAGGTGCAGCCAAACTCACGCTAAATGTTAAAGCAGGTATTATTGAAGAAGCCTTAATTGAAACGATAGGCTGCTCTGGTATGACCCAATCAGCGGCTATGGCGGCAGAAATAATTACCGGTAAAACAATACTTGAAGCCATGAATACCGATTTGGTCTGCGATGCAATTAATGTTGCGATGCGTGAAATATTCCTCCAATTTGCTTATGGTCGTACGCAATCTGCTTTCTCTGAAGGTGGGTTAGAAATTGGCGCGGCTTTAGAAGACCTTGGACAAACTCAACGTAGTCAAATTGGCACGAGTTATGGCACCAGTGCAAAAGGCGTTCGGTATCTGGAAATTGCCGAAGGTTATGTCACTAAATTAGGCTTAGATGATCATAATGAAGTGATTGGTTATGAATACGTCAATCTTGGGAAGATGATGAAAGCGGTTAGTAAGGGTTTACAAGCTGACGAAGCGATGAAATCTGCTACTGGGCAGTATGGCCGTTTTAACGATGCAGTTAAAACCATTAATCCACGTGAAGCTTAA